CCCTCCCATCCGGACCATGACGTGGCCGTGAGGCAGATGAGCGGTTTCGGCGGGATACTCAGCTTTGAAATCGACGGCGATTTCGACCGGACCAAGCGCTTCATGGATCAGCTTGAAACGATCAAACTGGCCACCAGCCTGGGCGGGGTGACCAGCCTGGCCAATCAGCCCATCACCAACACCCACGTTGCTCTCAGCCCGGAAAACCGTGCCAAAGCCGGCGTCAGCGAAAGCCTGGTCCGTTTGTCGGTGGGCATCGAAGATGCCGGCGTACTGATCCGCGACCTCGAAAGGGCACTGGCTGCGATCTGAATGCAAGCTCCTGCGACCTTTGAAATGTAAAATTCGAAACACTCAAACCGGGTTGGAAAAAAGAAGGTGACCGATGGTCCGTGAAAACGGTTACGTGAAGTCGGGGAGCGGGCGTTTGGAGGTCAGATGGTACGGTCCGGATCCCGGCGAAGCCACCACGCTGGTGTTCCTGCACGAAGGACTGGGTTGCGCCGCCATGTGGCGCGATTTTCCTTCCGACCTGGCGGCAGCCACCGGTTGCGGCGCGCTGGTTTACAGCCGCCTGGGCTACGGCCGGTCCGATGCCTGTGACCTGCCAAGGCCCTTGCGTTTCATGCACCACGAAGGGCAGACCGTGCTGCCCGAACTGCTGGAAAAGACCGGGGTGAGGGATTGCATATTGATTGGGCACTCGGACGGCGGATCCATCGCCATCATTCACGCCGGCAACGGCCCTGAGGTGCGCCTGCGGGGGCTCGTCACCATGGCGGCCCACGTGTTCTGTGAATCCCTGACCATCCAGTCCATTCAGGCCGCCAGGAAAAATTACCTGGAGGGGGACCTGCGCGAGAAGCTGAAAAAATACCACGGCCGCAACGTTGACTGCGCCTTCTGGGGGTGGAACGATGCCTGGCTGCACCCCGATTTCAAAAAGTGGAATATCGAGGCGTTTCTTCCGGGTATCAACGCACCCCTGTTGGCCATTCAAGGAAAGGAGGATCCTTACGGGACGCCGGCACAGGTGGAAGCGATTGTGGGTCAGGCCGGCGGACCGGCAGACCCGCTGATGCTGGACGCCTGCGGCCACGCCCCCCACCGCGACCGCCCCAATGCCACCCTCCGGGCAATGAGCAATTTCATTCGAAAGATAAAAGCGTAATGATCATCGTGGATGATTATTGCAGTTTTATCTTTTTCACGCAGTGAAAGACACTTTTTAAATCAGAAACCGCTTGGGCATGTCGTGCTTTTGAAGATCCAACCGGTTTTCAATCTCGGCAGATTTTATTCGGGAAAATATCCAGGCGGATTCTGGTTTAAAAAGGCCAGAAGGCGTTGTCGTGCCAGATAGCCTCGGTGATTTCCCTGTCGATTTTGGCCAGGTATTCGAGGTGCCCGGTCTCCCATTCGGCCAGCCATGTATAAAGGGCTTTCTCTTCAGGCTCTGCGGTCTGTTCGGCCCTTTGTGAATACAGCTTTATGGCTCGCTCCTCCATACCCATGGCGGCGGATACGGCAGCGGATTCGAAGCTTGCGGCGGCGATGCCTGCCTTCAGTTCATCGGTCAGCACGGCGGCGGCGACCTGTTCCTGGCTGCCGTCCAGGGCGCGTGGTTGAAATCTGCCGGTTTTTTTATAGGCCTTGTACTGCTCGGAAAGCATTTCCACGTGGCTTCCTTCATCCGCGGCCATCCTGGTGAAAAAATCCTTCACGACCTGCTTTTCGGCGCCGTCGGCCGCTTTTTCGTAGAAGGCCTTGCCGCGGATTTCCAGCAGCAGGGCGCTTTTGAGAATTTCCAGGGGTTTTGATTCGGACATTTGACCTCCCTTTACGTGTCAGAAACCGTTCGTTCGGAACCGTCCATCTTTTCCGAACATGTCAAACACCGTTGCCGTTGTCAAACCCGATTGTATGCGAAGGCCCCGTTTAAATCAAATCTAAATTGAGCGCTCAATGTCGGGGCGAAGAAAAATGGTGCCCGGGAGTCCGATAGGGCACCTTCTGCTGTCTGTTCAACCGGGCGATTCATACAATAACCTGACAAATTAGCTCTGTTCTTGATAATTTTGTAGGGAACCATTATGAAAACTCTGATAAATCCGTCTTTGCCATGTCATGCTCTGAAAAATCGATCAAATTGTACGACAGGGTCTGGACCAAGCTGAAACAATGATGTTCAGGCAGGGAAAAGGATGATTACCGTATTTTCTGAAAAACATCACTTGCAGTTCGGCCAGTACGAACTGATCGACGGCAAGCTAGTGACTCCTTTCGAGTGCCCGCAGCGGATGGACGCCATCATGCAGCGAATCGCCGATGTAAATCTCGGCGACGTCATCGAACCGCAGGCGTTCGGCCTCGAGCCCGTTACCGGGATACACACGGAAGCGTTTGTGGAATTCATGCGCACCGCCCATGACAAGTGGCGGGAGCGCCACGGCGATTCCGATGCCCTGCCGATCTGCTGGCCCACGCGAACGCTGCGGCAAAAATGTCCCAAGGAGATCGACGGACTACTCAGCTACTACTCCTTCGATGCCGGGACGCCCATCACCGCCGGCACCTGGGGGGCGATCACCGCTTCGGTCGACGTTGCCTTGACAGGGGCAGATCTGATTCGCAGGGGGGAGTCCAGCGTGTTTTCCGCCTGCCGGCCGCCGGGGCACCACGCGTCGGCCGAGGTCTACGGCGGGTACTGCTTTTTCAACAACGCCGCCGTGGCCGTCCAGGCGCTTATCGACGGCGGGGCGGAGCGGGTGGCCCTTCTGGACATCGACTATCACCATGGCAACGGGAGCCAGGCAATTTTTTATGATCGGGACGATGTTCTCTATGTGTCCCTGCATGGCGACCCCCGTCAGGAGTTTCCCTTTTTCCTGGGATATGGCGACGAAACCGGCCGGGGTGCGGGCAGAGGCTTTACCTGCAACTACCCCATGCCCTGGGGGACGGAGTGGAAGGATTACGGCGAGGCCCTTGACAGGGGCCTCGCCCGGATCCGGGCGTTTTCTCCGGACATCCTTGTCGTTTCCCTGGGCGTGGACACGTTCGAAAAAGACCCCATTTCAAAATTCAAATTGAAAAGCGACCGGTTTCAAACCGTCGGGGAAAAGATCGCCAGAGAAACCGACCGCCCTTGTTTGTTCATTATGGAGGGCGGGTATGCCGTGGAGGAGATCGGCATCAATGTGGTCAATGTACTGACAGGCTACTTGAATGCCTGAAATTTGAAACGCTCAACTTAGGCGAAAGGAAACGAGCATCATGCCGGAAACGGAGACCGTCAAAATAGCCCTGGTGCAGATGCCCTGCTCGAAAGAGCGCGAGGAAAATTGCCGGAAAGCTTTCGAACAGGTGCAAAAGGCCGCGGATAAGGGGGCCGAAATCGTCTGCCTTCAAGAGCTGTTTTCAGGACAGTACTTTTGTCAAAAGGAGGAATTTTCACCTTTTGACGATGCGGAAGCAATCCCCGGACCGTTGACCGACAGGCTTTCATCCCTGGCGGCCGAGACAGGCGTGGTACTCATCGCTTCCGTGTTCGAGCAGCGGCGGCGGGGATTGTATCACAACACCACCGTCGTGTTCGAAACCGACGGGCGGCTTCTGGGAAAGTACAGAAAAATGCACATCCCCGACGATCCGGGATACTACGAAAAATTTTATTTCACACCGGGTGATCTGGGCTACGTGGTGTTCGAAACCAGCGTGGCCTCCGTCGGCGTGCTGGTTTGCTGGGACCAGTGGTTTCCAGAGGCCGCACGCATACTGGCCCTGAAAGGCGCACAGATCATTTTTTGCCCCACGGCCATCGGGTGGGCGCTTGGCGATCCATCCGAAACCAGCCGTCGGGCCGAGGAGAACCGCCGGGAACAATTGGCCGCCTGGATCGATATCCAACGCAGCCACGCCATCGCCAACGGCGTGTTCATTGCTGCTGTCAACCGTGTCGGCACCGAGGGCGGCATCGAATTCTGGGGCAACAGTTTCGTTTGCAATCCCATAGGCAGGATTACGGCTGCAGCCGATGCCTCGCCCGCAACGCTTTTAGACGACTGCGATTTGGGGCAGATAGACTACTATCGGCAGCGGTGGCCGCTGCTGCGGGACCGCCGCATCGAAACCTATGCGGAGATCATGCAGCGCTGTATCGACTGAAGGGGACTGCAGCACCTCCCACCGATGGCTCATTGAATTAGCGGACAGTAATCAGTAATTCCCACAGTGGTAGCGGGCATGATGGTTCCCAGGATTCTTTGCTGGATCCAGGCAGGAAAAACAAGGCATAAAGATCCGGCAACCTGGAAGGGTCAGGGCACCCCTTGCGACGTTGCCGCCGCCTTGTGCAGCAGGACCGTCAGGGGCAGCGTCGTAAGGGCCACCAGGCCCAGCACGATGGTTGCGGCTCCAAGCCCGAAAGTGTCGCCGAACATTCCGAGAGCCGGAGGGCACACGGCGGCAGCCGAGATGATGACCGTGTAAAAAAGGCCGAAAGCGCGTGGAACGTGGCTTGGAGAAACAAAATCGGCAACCGAACCGTAAAGCACCGACGAGGTTCCGTGCAGGGCAAGCCCCAGAAGCGGCAGGAATGGCAGCACCGCAGGCAGGGGCATGGCGTAAAGATAAAGGATTCCCAATCCGCTCAGCGCCTCGGTGGCGACGATGGAGGGGATGACGCCGATCCTTTCGGCCAAGACGCCGCAGAGAAACTTTCCCAGGGCACCGCCGATGTAAAGCAGGGCTAGGGCCAGACCGGCTTTTTCCATGGGCATGCTTTTCTCTATCAGCAAAAAGGGTAGAAAAGTGATCAGGGCCGCACGTACGGCCGTGTCTATGAATCCGATTCCGGATAAAAAAACGAAGGCCCTTTTGTTGATGATACCCCAACCACGGTTCCTGCACCGCTTGCCGCCGGGTTCGGTCTCTATTCCGCCGGCATGGCTGCTGCACAGCAGCCGGTAAAGGCATGCCGTCATAAGGAGGCCGAGGGCGCCGTAGCCGACGCACAGAGAACGCCAGTCGGTAACCATGAGCACAAACGCGGCCAAGGCCGGAAACAGAAACTTGCCCATGTCGCCGGTGAAGTTGTAGGTGCCCAAAACGATGCGTTGATTGCCGCGGGCATAGGCTTTGGAGATCATGGCGGCTGCCAGGGGGTGCTGGACGCCGGCCCCTAACCCACCTGCTACGAGAAGGGCGCCCAGGGCGTAAATATTGCCGGCAAAGCCGATCATGATGAAACAGGCGGCCGTGGCCACCGTCCCCAGGGTGAGCAGGATGCGTTCCCCATAGCGTTCCCCCAGAAAACCCGCAGGCACTTGAAAGAGCGCCGTGGCGCCTTCGAAGCAGGTGGTGACCAACCCCACCTGGGCGAGCGAAAGATCGAAGGCGATTTTCCAGAAAGGAAGCAGGACCGCCAGTCCGTCGGCGATGCTGTCGTGATAGACGTGGAAAAGGCCGCCGCTGATCAGCACGTTTCTCTGTCGGGATTTGGGTGTCGCCATGGTTGTGGTCTGTCAGTAAAATGGTTGATAAAAAATTACGGGTCTATAACCCCAAATAAGGCACAACGATTGCCGGGGCGGCATCACCCCTCGACCGGCAGGCTTTAACCTTGTTATTGGTTATAGGTCCGAAAAATTATACGCATAGCCGACTGCTATGTAGCGCAGGGATGTATCCCTGCCAAGGCATTTTCTATAGCGGTGGTCAGGTTTTAACAAGTTGGGCCGTGTTGCTTATACACGATTCAGGTTGCGGATAATCCAATTTATATCGGAACGAAGGTGTGGCAACCGGTATAAAGAAGCGGCTCTATGACCCCAAATAAGGCACAACGATTGCCGGGGCGGCATCACCCCTCGACCGGCAGGCTTTTACGTTGTTATTGGCTATAGGTCCGTAAAGAAATACTGGACCTGAAGGCGTCAATCCATTATACAGGTGTGCATACATTTGAACTGAGCCGCAACAGCGGATGCACGTCGCTGCGGAGAGTGTTTACCTCATCGTTGAAAAAAACTGAGGGTTTTAGAGTCAAGGTGCCTTACAGGGGATGCTATGCTGAGCAAAGATGATGTCAGACGACACGCCGCGTCTCTCGGTTTCGAGGATATCGGTTTTACCGGTGCGGAACCGTTTGACGATCAGAGGCGTATCCTTCAGGAAAGAATGGAGGGATATGCCTGGGCCTTGGAGATGGGTTTGGATCTTGTGGCCGGTACGGATCCCAGGAACATTCTGCCTGAGGCAAAAACGATAATTGTGCTGATGGAGGCCTATTTCCGGGAAGGGTTCCCGGCGGCCATGGAACGCCATTTCGGCAGATGCTACCTGGATGACGATCGTGTGCTCAAGGACCGTCTGGCGAGACGGATTAAATCCTTTCGTTCATTTTTGCGGGACAACGGCATCGACTCCAAGGTGCCCTTCAACCTCCCGCACCGGCTGGCGGCCGCAAGGGCCGGCATGGGGACCTTCGGAAAAAACTGCCTCTTTTATGCCAACAAGGTTGCCGGGCGCGGGTCCTGGGTGCTGCCGATTGCGGTGGTGGTTGACCAGGCCTTCGCGCCGGACGAGCCGACCATCGGTTTGGGGTGCCCCGACTGGTGCAGGAATGCCTGCATTACGGCCTGCCCCACCGGCGCCCTGAAAGGGTCGCGGCGCCTGGACCCACGCAAGTGCATCTCCTACCTGACCTACTACGGAAAAGGCATAACACCGCTTGAGCTGCGGGAACCGATGGGGCTTTGGGTGTACGGTTGCGACCGTTGCCAGAATGTCTGCCCCCGCAACGCAGCCTGGCTGGCCAGGAAACTGCCGCAAAACGCCAAGGTAGCCGCCATGCAGGGGGACTTTTCGCTTTCAAGGTTGCTGCATATGGATACCGCTTATTTTAATAAACTGATTTGGCCCCACATGTTCTACATGAACGCGAAGGAAATCTGGCGATGGCAGATGAATGCGGCCAGGGCGATGGGTAATTCGTTGGATGCCGGCTACCTGGTGGACCTGGAGCGGGCCGTCAGGGAAAATGCGGATGCCCGCGTTCGGGGCATGGCCGCCTGGGCCATGGGGCGCATCGGGGGAGCCGGGGCGAGAAAAGCGCTTGAAGGCTTTCTGCCGGAGGACGACCCGCAGGTGGAAAAAGAGATCATGCTGGCGCTCGACATGGTATGAAGGGAGGAACAACCCTCAGCGCTGGGGACAACCCAAACCGGATAAATCAAAATCTTTCGCAAAAAGGATGATTTCCATCTTATCATTGGAAGGGAATACGCCATGCAACACGAAGCCGTTCAGCTGCTGTCCGAATACCTGCAAATCGATACCACCAATCCGCCGGGGAATGAGCATAAAGGGGCGGCGTTTTTCAGCGAGATCTTCGAGAAGGAGGGGGTCGTCTGTCGACGGTACAAATCCGACCAGGGGCGAACCTCCCTCAGCGCGCGCATTCAGGGAAGCGGAGAAGAAGATCCCCTGATCCTGCTCAACCACATCGACGTGGTTCCGGCCGAAAAAGAGCAGTGGCATTTCGATCCTTTCGGCGGCGAAGTCAAAGACGGATTTGTCCACGGGCGGGGGGCGCTGGACATGAAGGGTCAGGGGATTATGGAATTGCTGGCTTTTTTAAGCGTTAAACGCAGCGGGAGGCAGCCGAACAGGGATCTTGTCTTTTTAGCGGTGGCGGACGAGGAATGCTCGGGCGTCAACGGGGCCGATTTTCTGCTGCAAAACCACCCCGACGATTTTACCGGCGGATTGGTTTTGAACGAAGGCGGCTTCGGGGTGAACAACCTGCTGCCGGATCGTCCCCTGTTTCTGATATCCACGGCCGAAAAAGCCTGCAACTGGATGGAAGTGAGTGCCCAGGGACCCCCCGGCCACGGCAGTGTTCCCCACGCGGACAACGCCCTGGAAAGGCTGATCAGGGGCTTGAACCGCCTGCAGGAAATGGAGAGTCCCATCATCATCACGGATACCGTCGCCGAATATTTCAGGCGGTTGGCGAACGTCTGGGACTTCTTGGAACCTTACAAGGCGGACGGCAAGCAGGACACGCTGATCAAGTGCCTTCTTGAAAGCGGTTTTTCAGAGGTGCCGCAGGTTTCGGCAATTCTCAGAAACACTGTCAGCACCAACGTGATAACGGCAGGTTCGAGCGTGAACGTCATACCCAGCCACGCGTCGGCCAAGTTGGACGTACGGCTGCTTCCCGGTCAGGACCCGGATGAATTCAGGGCCAGAGTCGTGGAGCGGTTGGGCGACGATCAACTTCAAACAACGTTTATCAACAAGGACCGCGCGTTGGCTTCCCCCTTCAACACACCGGCGTTCGAAGCTATAGAATCTGTATTCAGTCGTCATTTTCCGAGTGCCGTCGTGGCTCCTTCGGTTTTGTTCGGTTCTTCTGACTCGCGCTTTTTCCGGGAAAGGGGCATCACCAGCTACGGTGTCTTTCCGGTGCTCGTTGCCATGGAAGACATCCAGATGGTGCACGGCATCGACGAGAAAATATCGGTGGAAAACCTGGTTATGGGAACGGAATTTTTTACCGAGATTGTCGAGACGCTCTGCTGGTGAAGATGATAGATCCGTGTTTGAAGACCGGTGCAGCCGAGGCTTTCACGGCGACCCGCCGTTAATGCGGACAGGTACCGGTTATTCCCTGCAGGCCAGCATCGGGTACTTCACAAATGCGATGGAAGCGTCTTTGCCCTGCCGTTCTCTGGCCATGGCGATGGCGGATTCAACCGAGACGGCCGGTTCGAATCCGAGATGGCTGACCAGTTCAGGTTTCTGGGCCCCGGCGACGATCACGTGGCCAGCATGGCGCAGGCGCTTCAATGGGTGGGTGACCATGATGCCGTGCATGGGGTGAAAGCCGTGGCAGAAACGGTACTTGTAAATGTATTCCGGGCGGTTGGCAAAGTCGTCTTCAAAACGGTCGACAATCTGGTAAGGATCCCTGTAATGGGGCAGAATCCGATTCCATATCTCCCGGTGGGTCGGGTGATGATCATGGTTCCAGACATCGGGTACCGGGCTTGCCATAATGACCGTGCATCCCGGTTTTCCCATGGCTTCGATGACGCCGCCGAAATAACCGAGCCCGGTGGAAAGCATGGTGAGCATGGGGTTCATTATCGAAAAGGCGGCATAAGGACTCCAGTTGGGAATACCGTACAGGACGATGTCCGCCTTTTCCCCGATGATTTCCCTTCTGGGCTTGAGCTGCGACCGCATCAATTTCAGAGCCGCCTGCCGGCATTCATTGACACCCCCTGACCACACCTTGTGAACCTGCAAGGGGTTGGACAGGACCGTTTCCACTTTGTAAATCCTGTTTTTACCGAGTTTTTCTTCTATGAGCGCCCCCATTTCGTCGAGAATGGTGTGCATTTTGTTCTTGTTCATGGACATGGACATGCTGTCCGGAGTATGATGCCAGCGGATACAGCGGTATGAGGCCAGCCCCACGCAAATCGATTTCCAGCCCCCGTTGAAACCGCGCCACACCACCGTGTTGACATAAACGGTCAGGTCCGAATCTTCGATACACTTGTTGACTTCGACATCATAGCCATTGGGGGTCACACCGAGGTGCGTCAGGTTCCTGCCGTCTTCGGCGTCGTGACAGGTCAGGCGGTAGCCATACCGCTTCACAAGGTCTTCGCCGATGATTTTGGCCAACTCCATGCGGGTGAATTTCCGGTGAATCCCGCCGGCACTGACCAGCGTAATGTCCGCCGGCTTGACACCGCCTTTTTCGAGTTCCGCGATGACTTGTTTGATGGCGGGCTCCCAAACAGGGGCGAAGCAGGGCACCGTGGGGTCGTCGAAGGCGATGGTCACCTTGGCCCCGGGTTTGACCAGTTCGTGCAAAGGGGAACGACCCAGGGGGTTTTTAAGGGCGTTTCGGATCTCTCCTTCGATATCGTCGACCGGTTCGAGGGTTGTTGAGAGGCCCGGCGGGGCGCTGATCACATCCTCCGGAAGATTGACCGGGATCGTTTTGTCGCCAAAGATAATCTGCTCGTTCATCTTCAAACCCTCCCCTGTTTCAATTGGTAATGCCGAAAAGACGGCGTGCGTTAGCCGTTGTCGCGGCGGCCAGCGTTTCAATAGGTTCCTGCCTGACGTCCGCCAGCTTGAGGAGCACGGATTTAACAAAAGCCGGTTCATTGCGCCGGTTTTTGTTTTTTTGGGGCGCAGGGGTAAGATAAGGGGCATCGGTTTCAATCAGCAGACGGTTCAGGGGAATCCCGGGAACGAGTTCGCGCAGACGAGCTCCCCGGGCTTTGATGGTCACAATGCCGGTAATTCCGATGCAGAACCCCAAATCGAGGTAAGCTGACAGATCATCGGCGTCCCCGCTGAAACAGTGCACAACCCCTTTCCGTTCCGGGTTGGGATGGTTTGAGAGCAGTTCCAGAAATCTTCCACGGCTGTCGCGTTCATGAAAAATCAGCGGGATGCCCAATTGATCGGCTTCGATGAGCTGGCGCACAAACCACTTTTCCTGGTCTGCTTGCGGAGAATACATGCGGTTGAAGTCAAGCCCGATTTCGCCCCAGGCGCGCACTTCGACCGCTTGCGCCAGATGGCGCAAGCGACGGATCATGTCATCGCTGCAGCTTTGGGCATCGTGGGGGTGGACCCCCACCGAGGCGTATACACCGCTGTAGGACTGCGCCAGCTCCAGAGCCCTAAGAGAGCTTTTCAGATCGACGCCCACGGTCATCATCGATGTCACACCGGTTTTCCGAGCGTTCAGAATGGTGCTTTCCAGATCTCCTGCAAACGAGCGGTCGTCCAGGTGGCAATGGCTGTCAAACAGTTTCAATTGATTCATTGGAAACAGGCCTCAACTTGTAACCCATTTTTACAAGGGCGGTGATTGCTTGATCTTATCAACATCATTGGCTATTCGGCGTTTCTAATGTGAATAAATTAATTGTTTTTCACCATCGGGCCCTGTGATGGTGATGCAGAAAGAAACCATCGCCTTGTGAACATCCAATCCGCAACAAATAGGGTGCAAAACGGATACAATTTTGCTACTGTTTTTTTATGTCCTTGCTATCCTCCTTTATTTTACAAATTTTCATGCTCTGAGGTAGCGGATAGCTACGACATTTCAATATGATCCTTTGTTGTATGCTTCGTCGCGCGCTTGGGCATGAAAATTTAAGGAGAAAACGTTCGCATGTTAAAGCGCTTGAAGCATTGTCGTTAAAAGGGATCATCCGTATCTTGGTGCGTACCATTTCGGTTTAGTATTCACAATGTTTTATATTGCATTCATTATGAGTATATGATTATATCTCCTACCTTACAGATATAAAAAATATGGGGAAACAGATAAATAAAGGCAATAACCGGAGGTGAGCATGTTTAAAATTGTCAGACGCGAAGAGATGGCCGAGGGGACGGTCATATTGAACGAGATCGAAGCGCCGCTGATTGCCAAAAAAGCCAAACCGGGCCAATTCGTCATTCTAAAGGCCAATGAAACCGGTGAGCGTATTCCGCTGACCATGGCTGAGACGGATGTCGAAAAGGGCACCATCACCATTATCTATATGGTAGTCGGCAAATCGACAGCGCTTTTCAGGGACCTTAAGGTGGGAGATGGCTATCAGGACGTGATCGGGCCTTTGGGGAAAGCCACCCATCTGGAAAAGGTGGGCAAGGTGATCTGTGTAGGCGGCGGAACCGGTGTGGCCGTACTGCATCCCATCACCAGGGCACTTAAAGAGATCGGTAACGACGTTACCTGTATCATTGGTGCGCGGACCAAGGACCTTCTGATCCTGGAAGATCAGATGCGGGCCGCCTCCACCGATTTACGGGTATGTACTGACGACGGGACCTACGGGCATCATGGCTTTGTGACCGAGGTTATGAAGGAGGTGCTGGACAAGGGTGGCGTAAAACAGGTCGTGGCCATCGGTCCGGTTCCCATGATGAGGGCTGTCAGCAACATCACCAAAGAGTATGACGTGAAACTGCTCGTCAGCTTGAATCCAATCATGATTGACGGGACGGGCATGTGCGGCGGCTGCCGGGTAACCGTCGGCGGGAAAACCAAGTTCGCCTGTGTGGATGGCCCGGAATTCGACGGACACCAGGTCAACTTTGATGAATTGATGATGCGGCTGGGAGCGTATCTCGGAGATGAGAAAGAGAGCCACGAACACTACTGCAGAATCAGGGGTGAATGAAAACTTCTCATGTGTTTGGACGGCATATCATTCGAACCGGTGCAATAACGTCGGGTGCGTGCGGTGCTTTTTACAGCTGGCATGCATATTCAGGTGGAGGAAAAAATGGGAGAAGCGGTAGAAAAAAAACCAAAAAAGGAGAAGATTCCCAGGCAGTCCATGCCGGAACAGGAGCCCAAGGTCCGGGCCAGAAATTTCGACGAGGTACCCATGGGCCAGAGTCCCGAAGTGGCCATGAAGGAGGCGGCCAGATGCCTGCAGTGTAAAAAGCCTGCCTGCGTGGAAGGGTGCCCGGTGGGGGTCAACATCCCGGCCTTCATAAAAAAGATCAAAGAGGGCGATTTTACAGGCGCAATTACCGCCATCTGGGAAACCAATGCCCTTCCGGCGGTCTGCGGCCGTGTCTGCCCCCAGGAGCTTCAGTGTGAAGGCAATTGCATCCTCGGGAAAAAGGGAGATCCCGTGGCCATCGGGAACCTGGAGCGGTTTGCCGCCGATTATGAGCGCAAGCATAGAAAAGCCACCGCCCCCAAAAAAGCGGACCCCACCGGCAAGCGGGTTGCCGTGGTCGGTTCCGGTCCTTCGGGCCTGACCGTGGCCGGAGATCTGCTTCTCAAAGGACATGAAGTGACTATTTTCGAGGCCTTTCACAAGCCCGGCGGGGTGCTGGTATACGGTATTCCGGAATTCAGGCTGCCCAAGGAGATCGTGTTTTCCGAGGTGGCCGGCCTGGAGGAGCAGGGGGCTAAATTGGAGTGCAATGCCGTTGTCGGTCGATCCGTGACGGTGGATGAACTCTTCGAGGAAGGCTATGACGCCGTTTTCCTGGGCGTGGGCGCGGGCCTGCCCAGATTTTTAAACATACCCGGGGAAAACCTGATCGGCATCTTTTCGGCCAACGAATACCTCACCCGGTCCAATCTGATGAAGGCCTACCTGTTCCCCAAATACGACACGCCCGTCATTCGCGGTAAAAATGTCATCACCCTGGGGGCCGGCAACGTGGCCATGGACTCCGCCAGAACGGCACTACGGTTGGGAGCGGAAAGCTCGCGCATCGTTTACCGTCGCTCCAGGCAGGAAGTGCCGGCGCGGGCAGCGGAAGTGCATCATGCCGAGCAGGAGGGGGTTGAGTTTCATTTTCTGACGGCACCGACTAAATTTTTCGGCGACGACAAGGGCCGTGTTGTCGGTATGGAAGGGCTCAAGATGGAGCTGGGCGAACCCGATGCCTCGGGCAGACGGCGACCTATACCCATCGAAGGCTCAGAGTTCGAAATGGAATGCGACCTGGTCATCATTGCCGTGGGTGCCAACGCCAATCCGCTGCTGACCCGTTCCACCGAAGGGCTGGAATTGAACCAGTGGGGGTATATCATCACCGATGAGGCCACGGGTAAAACCTCTAAAAAGGGTGTCTGGGCCGGGGGCGACATCGTCACCGGGTCGGCCACCGTCATCCTGGCCATGGGAGCAGGGCGCCAGGCGGCCAACTCCATGCATGACTACCTGACATGGGGATGGTAAAATAATTTCGTCACGGGGCGACAGGTTTCAGCGCGGCTGCCCCGCTACAAAAAGGCCCGGCCCGGCGTGTAAGCCGGG
This window of the Deltaproteobacteria bacterium genome carries:
- a CDS encoding alpha/beta hydrolase, producing MVRENGYVKSGSGRLEVRWYGPDPGEATTLVFLHEGLGCAAMWRDFPSDLAAATGCGALVYSRLGYGRSDACDLPRPLRFMHHEGQTVLPELLEKTGVRDCILIGHSDGGSIAIIHAGNGPEVRLRGLVTMAAHVFCESLTIQSIQAARKNYLEGDLREKLKKYHGRNVDCAFWGWNDAWLHPDFKKWNIEAFLPGINAPLLAIQGKEDPYGTPAQVEAIVGQAGGPADPLMLDACGHAPHRDRPNATLRAMSNFIRKIKA
- a CDS encoding epoxyqueuosine reductase; the protein is MLSKDDVRRHAASLGFEDIGFTGAEPFDDQRRILQERMEGYAWALEMGLDLVAGTDPRNILPEAKTIIVLMEAYFREGFPAAMERHFGRCYLDDDRVLKDRLARRIKSFRSFLRDNGIDSKVPFNLPHRLAAARAGMGTFGKNCLFYANKVAGRGSWVLPIAVVVDQAFAPDEPTIGLGCPDWCRNACITACPTGALKGSRRLDPRKCISYLTYYGKGITPLELREPMGLWVYGCDRCQNVCPRNAAWLARKLPQNAKVAAMQGDFSLSRLLHMDTAYFNKLIWPHMFYMNAKEIWRWQMNAARAMGNSLDAGYLVDLERAVRENADARVRGMAAWAMGRIGGAGARKALEGFLPEDDPQVEKEIMLALDMV
- a CDS encoding carbon-nitrogen hydrolase; the encoded protein is MPETETVKIALVQMPCSKEREENCRKAFEQVQKAADKGAEIVCLQELFSGQYFCQKEEFSPFDDAEAIPGPLTDRLSSLAAETGVVLIASVFEQRRRGLYHNTTVVFETDGRLLGKYRKMHIPDDPGYYEKFYFTPGDLGYVVFETSVASVGVLVCWDQWFPEAARILALKGAQIIFCPTAIGWALGDPSETSRRAEENRREQLAAWIDIQRSHAIANGVFIAAVNRVGTEGGIEFWGNSFVCNPIGRITAAADASPATLLDDCDLGQIDYYRQRWPLLRDRRIETYAEIMQRCID
- a CDS encoding MFS transporter, with the protein product MATPKSRQRNVLISGGLFHVYHDSIADGLAVLLPFWKIAFDLSLAQVGLVTTCFEGATALFQVPAGFLGERYGERILLTLGTVATAACFIMIGFAGNIYALGALLVAGGLGAGVQHPLAAAMISKAYARGNQRIVLGTYNFTGDMGKFLFPALAAFVLMVTDWRSLCVGYGALGLLMTACLYRLLCSSHAGGIETEPGGKRCRNRGWGIINKRAFVFLSGIGFIDTAVRAALITFLPFLLIEKSMPMEKAGLALALLYIGGALGKFLCGVLAERIGVIPSIVATEALSGLGILYLYAMPLPAVLPFLPLLGLALHGTSSVLYGSVADFVSPSHVPRAFGLFYTVIISAAAVCPPALGMFGDTFGLGAATIVLGLVALTTLPLTVLLHKAAATSQGVP
- a CDS encoding ferritin family protein, with amino-acid sequence MSESKPLEILKSALLLEIRGKAFYEKAADGAEKQVVKDFFTRMAADEGSHVEMLSEQYKAYKKTGRFQPRALDGSQEQVAAAVLTDELKAGIAAASFESAAVSAAMGMEERAIKLYSQRAEQTAEPEEKALYTWLAEWETGHLEYLAKIDREITEAIWHDNAFWPF
- a CDS encoding histone deacetylase family protein codes for the protein MITVFSEKHHLQFGQYELIDGKLVTPFECPQRMDAIMQRIADVNLGDVIEPQAFGLEPVTGIHTEAFVEFMRTAHDKWRERHGDSDALPICWPTRTLRQKCPKEIDGLLSYYSFDAGTPITAGTWGAITASVDVALTGADLIRRGESSVFSACRPPGHHASAEVYGGYCFFNNAAVAVQALIDGGAERVALLDIDYHHGNGSQAIFYDRDDVLYVSLHGDPRQEFPFFLGYGDETGRGAGRGFTCNYPMPWGTEWKDYGEALDRGLARIRAFSPDILVVSLGVDTFEKDPISKFKLKSDRFQTVGEKIARETDRPCLFIMEGGYAVEEIGINVVNVLTGYLNA